From Oryctolagus cuniculus chromosome 17, mOryCun1.1, whole genome shotgun sequence, a single genomic window includes:
- the NDUFAF8 gene encoding NADH dehydrogenase [ubiquinone] 1 alpha subcomplex assembly factor 8, whose product MSANGAVWGRVRSRLRAFPERLAACGAEAAAYGRCVQASTAPGGRLSKDLCVREFEALRSCVAAAARKAPQGGR is encoded by the exons ATGTCGGCGAACGGCGCAGTGTGGGGGCGCGTGCGGAGCCGCCTCCGCGCCTTCCCTGAACGCCTGGCAGCGTGCGGGGCCGAG GCCGCCGCGTACGGCCGCTGCGTGCAGGCCTCCACGGCCCCGGGCGGCCGCCTGAGCAAGGACCTGTGCGTGCGGGAGTTCGAAGCCCTGCGGAGCTGCGTTGCCGCCGCG GCCAGGAAGGCGCCACAGGGAGGCCGCTAG
- the TEPSIN gene encoding AP-4 complex accessory subunit tepsin, whose amino-acid sequence MAAAPPLRDRLSFLHRLPLLLRGTSDDAVPCPGYLFEEIAKISHESLGSSQCLLEYLLSRLHSSSGHVKLKVLKILRYLCGHGSSSCLLILRRNSAFIQEATVFAGPPDPLHGNSLYQKVRAAAQDLGSALFSDADAASPLASSQPPRALPAAGMGSQSRPHGALHGFGYSKEQSRAGSAGEAFLSTVQKAAEAVASAVCSGPEDPETQRPLPRGDAYQPAVMPSASHSHPAPGSCGAVLGARATRHQPGQAGGGWDEPDSSPGSRASSQSSGLSRASDSGSRSGSDGHSGAGRELRDLAERAEAVAPSDCQQELSLVRRVTRGPRPFLGPEEVQHFLRECGLLNCEAVLELLLSRLPGASESERTRALSAIAALGHADLLPPELVLTLTRPQLQELSAGSPGPVTNKATKILRHFEASCGQRPPAQGPPADRGPAAALQSPADLLTAAVPPTGDRGFLQPLSSAPVVPRSAVPTPAPGDPSEAETGLRGCGTQGAGPEQGLWGAGGPRSPDSLFAGMELVARPSPCLPGPRPAAEAPHTARPAARAPRTSAQKAAATGPPGLGPSAFAFLNV is encoded by the exons ATGGCGGCCGCCCCGCCGCTGCGGGACCGCCTGAGCTTCCTGCACCGG CTGCCGCTGCTTCTGAGGGGGACGTCGGACGACGCCGTGCCGTGCCCGGGCTACCTGTTCGAGGAGATCGCCA AAATCTCGCACGAGTCCCTGGGCAGCAGCCAGTGCCTGCTGGAGTACCTGCTGAGCCGGCTGCACAGCTCCTCCGGCCACGTGAAGCTCAAG gtgcTGAAGATCCTGCGCTACCTGTGTGGCCACGGCTCCTCCTCGTGCCTGCTCATCCTCCGGCGCAACTCGGCCTTCATCCAGGAAGCCACAG TCTTCGCGGGGCCCCCCGACCCTCTGCACGGGAACAGCTTGTACCAGAAGGTGCGGGCGGCTGCCCAG GACCTGGGGAGCGCCCTGTTCTCCGACGCCGACGCCGCCTCGCCCCTGGCCTCCTCGCAGCCTCCCAGGGCCCTCCCCGCGGCAG GCATGGGCTCCCAGTCCCGGCCTCACGGCGCCCTGCACGGCTTCGGCTacagcaaggagcagagccgCGCAG GTTCGGCGGGCGAAGCCTTCCTGTCCACCGTGCAGAAGGCCGCCGAGGCGGTGGCCAGTGCCGTGTGCTCCGGGCCCGAGGACCCCGAGACCCAGAGGCCCCTGCCCCGGGGTGACGCCTACCAGCCCGCCGTGATGCCGTCCGCCAGCCACAGCCACCCGGCCCCCGGGAGCTGTGGGGCCGTCCTGGGTGCCCGAG CCACGAGACACCAGCCCGGGCAGGCCGGAGGGGGCTGGGACGAGCCGGACAGCAGCCCTGGCTCCCGGGCTTCTTCCCAGAGCAGCGGCCTGAGCCGGGCCTCCGACTCGGGCAGTCGCTCCGGCAGCGATGGCCACTCGGGGGCCGGCCGGGAGCTGAGAGACCTGGCGGAGAG GGCTGAGGCCGTGGCCCCCAGCGACtgccagcaggagctgagcctggTGAGGAGGGTGACTCGGGGGCCACGCCCCTTCCTGGGCCCTGAGGAGGTGCAGCACTTcctgagaga GTGCGGGCTGCTCAACTGCGAGGCTGTGCTGGAGCTGCTCCTGAGCCGCCTGCCTGGAGCCAGCGAGAGCGAGCGGACG AGGGCGCTGAGCGCCATCGCCGCCCTGGGCCACGCCGACCTGCTGCCCCCGGAGCTCGTCCTCACCCTCACGCGGCCTCAGCTGCAGGAGCTCAGCGCGGGCAGCCCCGGGCCTGTGACCAACAAGGCCACCAAG ATCCTGAGGCACTTCGAGGCTTCCTGTGGACAGcggccccctgcccagggcccccccGCCGACCGCGGCCCCGCCGCTGCCCTGCAGAGCCCGGCCGACCTGCTGACCGCGGCTGTGCCGCCCACCGGGGACCGGGGATTTCTTCAGCCCCTGAGTTCCGCCCCGGTGGTGCCCAGGAGTGCggtgcccaccccagcccccgggGACCCCAGCGAGGCTGAGACCGGACTGCGAGGGTGCGGcacgcagggggcggggccggagcaGGGCCTGTGGGGTGCAGGCGGCCCGCGGAGCCCCgattccctgtttgctggcatggaGCTGGTGGCccggccctcgccctgcctgccgGGGCCCAGGCCTGCCGCAGAGGCACCCCACACGGCCCGCCCAGCTGCTCGGGCCCCCCGGACCTCGGCACAGAAGGCGGCAGCCACGGGGCCTCCTGGCTTGGGGCCCTCGGCTTTTGCTTTCTTAAACGTGTGA